In Gemmatimonadota bacterium, the DNA window ACCGTCGAGATTCTCATTCAGCCCTACTCGCCGGAGGGCGCAGCGGGTTTCGTCGACGGTGTGCGGGCGCTTCTCGCGGCCGGGGTTCGCTTCGCCGTGGCGACGGCGCTGCCCTCGGGAGAGGGCGCGGCGGCGTCGGCAGTCATCGGCGAGGCCGGAGAGGTCGTGATCGGGACGGGCGACGGGGCGCTGGACGAGCGCTTGGCGCGGTCGGCGCAGGGGGTGCTGGAAGGCGGCGACCCGGCGCGCGTGGCGGACGGGGACCTGAGCGCCTTCATCGACGTGCTGCGCCCGCCGCCCGAAGCGCTGATCTGCGGCGCCGGGGATGACGCGATCGCCATGGCCGCCGTCGCGGCGCAGGCGGGCTTCAGGGTGGCGGTCGCGGACCACCGCCCCGCGTTCCTCACCGCCGAGCGCTTCCCGGGCGCACGGCTCCTGGATCCCGACGGCCTCCCCGAGGGCGCGCTGGGCGACACGTTCGCGGTGGTCATGACCCACAACCTGGAGCGAGATCGGCGGTGGGTGCATGCCCTGGCAGGGAGAGACGCGCCCTACATTGGACTGCTCGGACCCAGGGCTCGGCGCGAAGACATCTTCTCCGCGCTCGATGACGCCGCGATGGCGAGAATTTTCGGGCCCGTGGGACTGGACATCGGCGCGGACGGCCCGGAGCAGGTGGCGGTGAGCGTGGTCGCGGAGATGCTCGCGGTCCGTTCCGGCCGTGAACCGCGGCACCTCCGCGACAGAGAAAGGCCGATCCATGCCGACTGAGCGTACGGGTCCCATCGCCGGGGTCGTCCTGGCCGCCGGGCTTTCGCGACGTCTCGGGACGAACAAGCTCCTGCTCGAGGTGGACGGGGTGCCACTCGTGAGGCGCGCGGTAGAAAGCGCGATCGACGCCGGTCTCGCGCCGGTCCTCGTC includes these proteins:
- a CDS encoding XdhC family protein, with amino-acid sequence MKNWQETERLMDRVHAILREGGCCAVGTVVSISGSAYRRPGAKLLVEEDGRTSGGVSGGCLEADVREIALATLHDGASTLRRYDTGADEDIVWGLGLGCNGTVEILIQPYSPEGAAGFVDGVRALLAAGVRFAVATALPSGEGAAASAVIGEAGEVVIGTGDGALDERLARSAQGVLEGGDPARVADGDLSAFIDVLRPPPEALICGAGDDAIAMAAVAAQAGFRVAVADHRPAFLTAERFPGARLLDPDGLPEGALGDTFAVVMTHNLERDRRWVHALAGRDAPYIGLLGPRARREDIFSALDDAAMARIFGPVGLDIGADGPEQVAVSVVAEMLAVRSGREPRHLRDRERPIHAD